One genomic window of Hyperolius riggenbachi isolate aHypRig1 chromosome 7, aHypRig1.pri, whole genome shotgun sequence includes the following:
- the FOXL3 gene encoding forkhead box L3, translating to MFDHTQYPYNCFNYDGDDYPTCSSDEEKKCIRPAYSYIALIAMAIQQSPDSKVTLSGIYDFIMKKFPYYRSNQRAWQNSIRHNLSLNSCFVKVPRMEGNEKGKGNYWSFASGCESMLDLFENGNFKRRRRRRNMKKCQRDRKQSLTKALHVGEFGILGSSEHRVAGHDHRSDQGTREEDSDSLFPANISSRHNQTSSSGLRKTDEIKFSIDYILSAPDPLPILRPQHIFDSKFHILDYQQQNPHLWSL from the exons ATGTTTGACCACACACAGTACCCATACAATTGCTTCAACTATGATGGGGATGATTACCCAACATGCAGCTCTGATGAGGAGAAGAAATGTATCCGACCTGCATATAG CTACATTGCCTTGATAGCAATGGCGATTCAGCAAAGTCCTGATAGCAAAGTCACCCTATCTGGCATATATGACTTTATTATGAAGAAGTTTCCATATTATCGATCAAACCAGAGGGCATGGCAGAACTCTATTCGACATAACCTGTCTCTGAACAGCTGTTTTGTGAAG GTCCCAAGAATGGAGGGGAATGAAAAGGGGAAGGGCAACTATTGGTCTTTTGCCTCTGGATGTGAGTCAATGCTTGATCTTTTTGAAAACGGGAACTTTAAAAGAAGACGGAGACGGAGAAACATGAAGAAATGTCAAAGAGATCGCAAGCAAAGTTTGACGAAAGCTCTTCATGTTGGAGAATTTGGCATCCTTGGATCTTCAGAACACCGAGTGGCAGGCCATGATCATAGATCTGACCAAGGAACCAGAGAAGAAGACTCGGACAGTCTGTTCccagccaacatctccagcagacATAATCAAACCAGCTCCTCTGGCCTCAGAAAGACAGATGAGATAAAATTCAGCATTGATTATATTTTGTCTGCACCGGACCCTTTGCCCATTTTAAGACCCCAGCACATTTTTGATAGTAAATTTCACATTCTGGACTATCAACAACAGAACCCTCATCTTTGGAGTTTAtaa